One genomic window of Halorhabdus sp. CBA1104 includes the following:
- a CDS encoding bifunctional UDP-sugar hydrolase/5'-nucleotidase, with protein MASPVVEEEVAPKVDGVDAYVGDHAALDYETPKVVNGSLVSIIGDEFKYLAELHLDVEDGEVVSHEFTRHSLAEAVDRGLEPNTEVADLVRSYQDQLEEEVGEEIGRTETTLDAREKVVRREESNLGNYVAEKMRNHLDADVDVALMNGGGIRTSEQYGPGTLTQRDIINIFPFGNRLTVLEVTGETLRSALENGVSEVERLSGRFPQVAGMEYTWDMSNEVGERITEVTVDGDPLDPDTTYALATNNFISGGGDGYEMLADAPQTLKPVNGPLLSSLLIRRIEAETPIAPERDGRITVKNANWETVAAEKIPLFA; from the coding sequence GTGGCCAGTCCGGTCGTCGAAGAGGAAGTCGCCCCGAAAGTCGACGGCGTCGACGCCTACGTCGGCGACCACGCGGCACTCGACTACGAGACGCCGAAGGTCGTCAACGGCAGTCTCGTCTCGATCATCGGAGACGAGTTCAAATATCTCGCCGAACTTCACCTCGATGTCGAGGACGGCGAGGTCGTCTCCCACGAGTTCACCCGTCACTCGCTGGCCGAAGCGGTCGATCGCGGCCTCGAACCAAACACAGAAGTGGCAGACCTCGTGCGGTCCTATCAGGACCAACTCGAGGAAGAAGTCGGAGAGGAAATCGGCCGTACCGAGACGACCCTCGACGCGCGTGAAAAAGTCGTTCGCCGTGAGGAGTCAAACCTCGGGAACTACGTCGCCGAGAAGATGCGCAACCACCTCGATGCAGATGTCGACGTCGCGCTCATGAACGGCGGCGGAATCCGAACGAGCGAACAGTACGGACCCGGAACGCTCACCCAGCGTGACATCATCAACATCTTCCCGTTTGGCAACCGCCTGACTGTCTTGGAAGTCACTGGCGAAACGCTCCGCTCGGCCCTCGAGAACGGAGTCAGCGAGGTCGAGCGTCTCTCCGGCCGGTTCCCACAGGTCGCCGGCATGGAGTACACCTGGGACATGAGCAACGAGGTCGGCGAGCGTATCACTGAGGTGACTGTCGATGGGGACCCACTCGATCCCGACACGACCTATGCTCTGGCCACGAACAACTTCATCTCTGGTGGTGGCGACGGCTACGAGATGCTAGCCGACGCTCCACAGACCCTCAAGCCGGTCAACGGCCCGTTGCTTTCCAGTCTGCTCATCCGCCGTATCGAAGCCGAAACCCCGATCGCACCCGAGCGTGACGGCCGTATCACGGTCAAGAACGCCAACTGGGAGACTGTCGCCGCCGAGAAGATTCCACTCTTCGCCTGA
- a CDS encoding HEAT repeat domain-containing protein produces MSLFDLHREGNVQELIRLLRESDTEEVRQRAAEMLGEFGEHEDRRDIISALVRAAKEDDADTVTAAAVDSLEELGQGAIEQLIETMASVDFEGEEAEWVRAKAFVQALDAGIPELRMAAANGLGQFGESDAVEPLVGCFEDDDPRVRARAARACGSIGDPRACSPLETLLDDRVASVRREAADALGRIGNRQALQALLEMYDDPSDQVRRVAVSSFGNFDNAAPVDPLVTALSDESAIVRRTAVYALIQLLANVPTQKSHQIREEIVDKLSETDDESVVVPLVEIIEEGTQAAQRRNTAWLLGRVVTDPDERAVGALITALEDDDQMTAQFAATSLAELDADERVADRLLDVVTDTDRPTDARAQAIFTLGKVGGEEARQTLDTLLDETDTEEIRKRAFSAISKLGGRS; encoded by the coding sequence ATGTCTCTGTTCGATCTACACCGGGAAGGCAACGTTCAGGAACTCATCAGACTGCTCCGTGAGAGTGACACCGAGGAAGTCCGCCAACGAGCCGCCGAAATGCTGGGTGAATTCGGCGAGCACGAAGATCGGCGAGACATCATCAGTGCGCTGGTCAGAGCCGCCAAAGAAGACGACGCAGACACGGTGACCGCGGCGGCCGTCGACTCACTCGAAGAACTCGGCCAGGGGGCCATCGAGCAACTGATCGAGACGATGGCTAGCGTCGATTTCGAGGGCGAGGAAGCAGAGTGGGTGCGTGCGAAGGCATTCGTCCAAGCACTGGATGCCGGCATTCCGGAGTTGCGGATGGCCGCGGCAAACGGACTCGGGCAGTTCGGGGAGAGTGACGCGGTCGAACCGCTAGTTGGGTGCTTCGAGGACGACGACCCACGCGTTCGGGCACGCGCAGCCCGGGCCTGCGGGTCGATCGGTGATCCACGAGCCTGTAGTCCGCTCGAAACACTACTCGACGACAGGGTCGCAAGCGTTCGTCGCGAGGCAGCCGATGCCCTGGGACGGATCGGTAATCGCCAGGCGTTGCAGGCGTTGCTCGAGATGTACGACGACCCGTCCGATCAGGTCCGCCGGGTGGCCGTCAGCTCGTTTGGCAACTTCGACAACGCTGCCCCAGTCGACCCGCTGGTCACGGCGCTGAGCGACGAATCGGCGATCGTCCGCCGAACGGCAGTCTACGCGCTCATCCAATTGCTTGCGAACGTCCCGACACAGAAGAGTCACCAGATCCGCGAGGAGATCGTCGACAAGTTGAGCGAGACCGACGACGAGAGCGTCGTCGTGCCTTTGGTCGAAATCATCGAAGAAGGAACCCAGGCGGCCCAGCGACGCAACACCGCGTGGTTACTCGGGCGTGTCGTGACGGACCCGGACGAGCGGGCAGTCGGCGCACTGATCACCGCACTCGAAGACGACGATCAGATGACCGCCCAATTCGCCGCGACCAGTCTGGCCGAGCTAGATGCAGACGAACGCGTGGCCGATCGGCTGCTCGACGTCGTAACCGACACGGACCGTCCGACCGACGCTCGCGCACAAGCGATTTTCACGCTCGGGAAAGTCGGCGGTGAGGAAGCCAGACAAACACTCGATACGTTGCTCGACGAGACCGACACCGAAGAGATCCGAAAGCGAGCGTTCTCTGCGATCTCGAAGCTCGGCGGTCGGTCGTGA
- a CDS encoding protein-glutamate O-methyltransferase CheR, whose translation MSRRSGSQRGFESLLAYIGSELAFESDFYNDSYLDRRITARIRRTGSDDYQAYERLLQRDSDEQAALLDSLSINVTGFFRNPDAWEGVRSVLRTLTAENRQVQAWSAPCADGREPYSLAMLALDDPEIDARRLDILATDINPDILEVAREGVYEASQTSDIAEELAPLTNNQQYVDRDADTFSVTDRVKNMVTFEQHDLIRGDPKQDLDLLLCRNFLIYIDGSYKDPIFETIRGSLRGGGYLMIGMTETIPAGARSDFDAVDKQHRIYERR comes from the coding sequence ATGAGTCGCCGGTCGGGATCACAGCGGGGATTCGAATCGCTGCTCGCCTACATCGGGTCGGAACTGGCCTTCGAGTCGGACTTTTACAACGACTCCTACCTGGATCGCCGGATCACTGCTCGCATCCGGCGGACCGGGAGTGACGACTACCAGGCCTACGAACGACTCCTCCAGCGCGATTCGGACGAGCAAGCAGCACTGTTAGACTCACTATCGATCAATGTCACCGGCTTCTTCCGGAACCCGGACGCCTGGGAGGGGGTGCGGTCGGTTCTCCGGACACTGACGGCTGAAAACCGCCAAGTGCAAGCCTGGAGTGCGCCCTGTGCGGACGGTCGCGAGCCCTACTCCCTGGCGATGCTCGCTCTCGACGATCCGGAAATCGACGCCCGTCGGCTGGATATTCTGGCGACAGACATCAACCCGGACATCCTCGAAGTAGCTCGGGAGGGGGTTTACGAGGCCTCACAGACGTCGGATATCGCCGAGGAATTAGCGCCGCTGACGAACAACCAGCAATACGTCGATCGTGATGCAGACACCTTCTCGGTGACCGACCGTGTGAAGAACATGGTCACCTTCGAGCAACACGACCTCATCAGAGGTGACCCGAAACAGGACCTCGACCTCCTGTTGTGTCGGAATTTCCTCATCTACATCGACGGCTCCTACAAGGACCCGATCTTCGAGACGATCCGCGGGTCACTCCGGGGCGGCGGCTACCTGATGATCGGCATGACGGAGACGATCCCGGCCGGGGCGCGCTCGGATTTCGACGCGGTCGACAAACAACACCGGATCTACGAACGCCGCTGA